A DNA window from Massilia putida contains the following coding sequences:
- a CDS encoding ATP-binding protein, with the protein MASPENWVVSATGVIASMLSLSRIWSNIYNRDLERCGYFARGVEFSCSLRQKLQELITMSKLNFTQGNSKERALDMLAQGLRRICTSASVETMQRETVAVAVTLCGAERGDWLADAHEADAAASDIVEHVRRTREVVCADGTACFAVGDGVVVLAHAQTFDAALLDILATSASAALTNAALREQIRHDRERHDRSAAELAFEQTLLRTLVDNIPFRIYAKDRESRFLFGNNRMARLAGVETPPQLIGKTDYDFFPTELAAKYFADEKQVMDSGQSLFDYEELVEDQDTGELGWTVTTKVLLRADDGAVNGIVGIGYDVTQRKLMEERLRERTQALEVANARLEAEKEQQQVLIRKLSDMQGQLLQSEKMASIGLLAAGVAHEINNPLAFISSNFGALERDAKDILKLIGAFEGVEGLLPGEARAPVTFMKADIGLDDIRQDLDALFVESREGLQRVKHIVQNLKDFSRPGGTEKEMADLEQGLNSTLNVAWNEIKYKADVVKEYAGVPELYCLPSQINQVFLNLLINAAHAIEGKGVIVVRTGYDDKIVWVEIEDNGSGIAPDHLDHIFEPFFTTKPVGKGTGLGLSIVYGIVQGHQGTIDVKSEVGKGTVFRVALPRAA; encoded by the coding sequence ATGGCGTCTCCAGAGAATTGGGTAGTTAGCGCTACCGGTGTTATTGCGTCGATGTTATCGTTGTCGCGTATCTGGAGCAATATTTACAATCGTGACCTCGAACGGTGTGGCTATTTCGCGCGTGGCGTCGAATTCAGTTGTTCGCTGAGGCAGAAACTGCAAGAATTAATTACCATGTCGAAACTAAATTTCACACAAGGCAATTCCAAAGAGCGCGCGCTCGACATGCTCGCGCAGGGATTGCGTCGCATCTGCACATCCGCCAGCGTGGAGACAATGCAGCGGGAGACCGTGGCCGTTGCGGTGACGCTGTGCGGTGCCGAGCGGGGTGACTGGCTCGCGGACGCGCATGAAGCGGACGCGGCGGCTTCAGACATCGTCGAGCATGTCCGGCGCACGCGCGAAGTCGTCTGCGCGGACGGAACGGCCTGTTTCGCCGTCGGCGACGGTGTGGTCGTCCTGGCGCATGCGCAGACGTTCGACGCCGCACTGCTCGACATCCTGGCCACATCGGCCTCGGCCGCGTTGACGAACGCGGCCCTGCGGGAACAGATCCGGCACGACCGCGAGCGGCACGACAGGTCGGCCGCGGAACTGGCTTTCGAACAAACCCTGCTGCGCACCCTGGTCGATAACATTCCATTCCGTATCTACGCCAAGGACCGCGAAAGCCGCTTCCTGTTCGGGAACAACCGGATGGCCCGCCTGGCCGGCGTCGAGACACCGCCGCAGTTGATCGGCAAGACCGACTACGATTTCTTCCCGACCGAACTGGCGGCGAAATATTTTGCCGACGAAAAGCAAGTCATGGATTCGGGCCAGTCGCTGTTCGATTACGAGGAATTGGTCGAGGACCAGGACACGGGCGAATTGGGCTGGACCGTGACGACCAAGGTGCTGCTGCGCGCCGACGACGGCGCGGTGAACGGCATCGTCGGCATCGGTTACGACGTCACCCAGCGCAAGCTCATGGAAGAACGTCTGCGCGAACGCACGCAGGCGCTGGAAGTGGCCAATGCCAGGCTGGAGGCCGAGAAAGAGCAGCAGCAGGTCCTGATCCGCAAGCTGAGCGACATGCAGGGCCAGTTGCTGCAATCCGAAAAGATGGCGTCGATCGGCCTGCTGGCCGCCGGCGTCGCCCACGAGATCAATAATCCGCTCGCGTTCATCAGTTCGAATTTCGGCGCGCTCGAACGCGACGCAAAAGATATCCTGAAGCTCATCGGTGCGTTCGAAGGCGTCGAAGGATTGTTGCCAGGCGAGGCGCGCGCACCGGTCACCTTCATGAAGGCGGACATCGGCCTGGACGACATCCGCCAGGACCTTGACGCCCTGTTCGTGGAATCGCGGGAAGGCCTGCAGCGCGTGAAGCACATCGTGCAGAACCTGAAGGATTTCTCCCGGCCCGGCGGCACGGAAAAAGAAATGGCCGATCTCGAACAGGGCTTGAACAGCACCCTGAACGTCGCCTGGAACGAAATCAAGTACAAGGCGGACGTCGTCAAGGAATACGCCGGCGTCCCCGAGCTGTATTGCCTGCCCTCGCAAATCAATCAGGTCTTCCTGAACCTGCTCATCAACGCCGCCCACGCGATCGAGGGCAAGGGCGTCATCGTGGTACGCACCGGCTACGACGACAAGATCGTGTGGGTCGAGATCGAAGACAACGGCAGCGGCATCGCGCCCGATCATCTCGACCATATTTTCGAACCATTCTTTACCACCAAGCCGGTCGGCAAGGGCACCGGGCTCGGTTTGTCGATCGTGTACGGCATCGTGCAGGGACATCAGGGCACGATCGATGTGAAGAGCGAAGTGGGCAAAGGGACCGTGTTCAGGGTGGCGTTGCCAAGGGCGGCGTGA
- a CDS encoding glycoside hydrolase family 2 protein produces the protein MTHPFARLTAVLHFSALALVACTAQASSLTAPVQHIYGRSHVSLDGSWSYIVDPYENGYYDYRHMPFDQSESGKGGFYDDRKPKDKTDWVEYDFDRAPTMKVPGDWNSQAEKLQLYEGTVWLRQTFQADPKPGKHYALYFGAVNYEAHVYLNGKKLGMHKGGFTPFQFDVTDTLAKGRNVVVVKADNTRHRDEIPTVNTDWWNYGGITRDVMLAELPATYIADYKVQLAKGDAQRIEGFIQMAGDAKAQQVTVNIPEANIKTTVRTDANGRASLNILNIPANKLTYWSPEQPKLYTVELSGGGDKVVDRIGFRTIETRGQDILLNGKSVFLRGISMHDENPLIPGRLRGQGDMRMLLQWAKEMNCNYVRLAHYPHSEEMIRLADEMGLMVWAEVPVYWTISWMNPDTYANANAQLTDLVARDKNRASVIVWSVGNETPISAPRNTFMGNLAKTARALDDTRLVAAALEIHRKGSDITVEDPLADLLDLASFNEYAGWYWASNAEMLNYRFDVRYNKPVVITEFGAEALGALPRRRRHALERGIPGRAVPQPVQDAGGDSRTARDDAVGARRLPFAAPPASVLPGLLEPQGPDLGRRQEEARVLDPEAVLRRRAAQVRPLIQCGRSMLSVTSLVPGLLSVRRQSRSGAPSGNRGRYGRASSTARANDGRASRRAR, from the coding sequence ATGACACACCCGTTTGCCCGGCTGACGGCCGTGCTGCATTTTTCCGCATTGGCGCTGGTGGCGTGCACCGCGCAGGCCAGCAGCCTGACGGCACCGGTACAACACATCTACGGCCGCAGCCACGTCAGTCTGGACGGGAGCTGGAGCTACATCGTCGACCCGTACGAGAACGGCTACTACGACTACCGCCACATGCCATTCGACCAGTCGGAAAGCGGCAAGGGCGGCTTCTACGACGACCGCAAGCCGAAGGACAAGACGGACTGGGTCGAGTACGACTTCGACCGCGCGCCGACGATGAAGGTGCCGGGCGACTGGAATTCGCAGGCCGAAAAGCTGCAGCTGTACGAAGGCACCGTGTGGCTGCGCCAGACGTTCCAGGCCGATCCCAAGCCGGGCAAGCATTACGCGCTGTATTTCGGCGCCGTCAATTACGAAGCGCACGTCTACCTGAACGGCAAAAAACTCGGCATGCACAAGGGCGGTTTCACCCCGTTCCAGTTCGACGTGACGGATACGCTGGCGAAGGGCCGCAACGTCGTCGTCGTCAAGGCGGACAACACGCGCCACCGGGACGAGATTCCGACCGTGAACACGGACTGGTGGAACTACGGCGGCATCACGCGCGACGTCATGCTGGCCGAACTGCCCGCCACCTACATCGCCGACTACAAGGTTCAACTGGCGAAAGGCGACGCCCAACGCATCGAAGGTTTTATCCAGATGGCGGGAGACGCCAAGGCGCAGCAGGTGACGGTCAACATCCCCGAAGCGAATATCAAAACCACGGTGCGCACGGATGCGAACGGCCGGGCTTCATTGAATATCCTGAATATCCCCGCGAATAAACTCACGTACTGGTCGCCCGAACAACCGAAGCTGTACACGGTGGAACTCAGCGGCGGCGGCGACAAGGTCGTCGACCGCATCGGCTTCCGCACCATCGAAACGCGCGGCCAGGACATCCTGTTGAACGGTAAATCCGTGTTCCTGCGCGGGATATCGATGCATGACGAGAACCCGCTGATTCCGGGCCGCCTGCGCGGGCAGGGCGACATGCGCATGCTGCTGCAGTGGGCCAAGGAGATGAACTGCAATTACGTGCGGCTCGCGCACTACCCGCACAGCGAAGAGATGATCCGCCTGGCGGACGAGATGGGCCTGATGGTGTGGGCGGAGGTGCCCGTGTACTGGACGATCTCGTGGATGAATCCGGACACGTACGCCAACGCGAACGCGCAGCTGACGGACCTCGTCGCGCGCGACAAGAATCGCGCGAGCGTCATCGTCTGGTCGGTCGGGAACGAGACGCCGATCAGCGCGCCGCGCAATACGTTCATGGGCAACCTGGCGAAGACGGCGCGCGCTCTGGACGACACGCGCCTCGTCGCGGCCGCGCTGGAAATCCATCGCAAGGGCAGCGACATCACCGTGGAGGATCCGCTCGCGGACCTGCTCGATCTTGCGAGCTTCAACGAATACGCCGGCTGGTACTGGGCCAGCAACGCGGAGATGCTGAATTACCGCTTCGACGTCCGCTACAACAAGCCGGTCGTGATCACGGAGTTCGGCGCCGAGGCGCTGGGAGCGCTACCACGCCGACGTCGACACGCGCTGGAGCGAGGAATACCAGGACGCGCTGTACCGCAACCAGTTCAAGATGCTGGCGGCGATTCCCGGACTGCGCGGGATGACGCCGTGGGTGCTCGTCGACTTCCGTTCGCCGCGCCGCCAGCATCCGTACTTCCAGGACTTCTGGAACCGCAAGGGCCTGATCTCGGACGACGGCAAGAAGAAGCGCGCGTTCTGGACCCTGAAGCAGTATTACGACGACGTGCAGCGCAAGTACGCCCATTGATTCAGTGCGGGAGGTCGATGCTTTCCGTTACGAGCCTGGTTCCGGGATTATTGAGCGTCCGGCGTCAATCGCGGTCGGGCGCCCCCAGCGGGAACAGGGGCCGGTACGGCCGCGCCTCGTCCACCGCGCGGGCGAACGACGGCCGCGCCAGCAGGCGCGCGCGGTAG
- a CDS encoding glutathione S-transferase family protein, with translation MSLALYGHPFSSYTQKVLIALYENDTPFEFRCLGPDTPQHAAEWLRRWPLRKFPLLVDGARNVVETSIVIEYLQLTHPGPVRLLPDDPLAALDVRFMDRFFDLHVMTMVQHAVNGALTGDPAKRADGLATATEKLELAYAWLEGCLAGRTWAAGVDFSLADCAAAPALFYADWTHPIAGRYPVLRAYRARLLARPSFARAVDEARPYRPLFPLGAPDRD, from the coding sequence ATGTCACTCGCACTCTACGGTCATCCCTTCTCGTCGTACACGCAGAAAGTGCTCATCGCGCTGTACGAGAACGACACGCCTTTCGAGTTCCGCTGCCTCGGGCCGGACACGCCGCAGCACGCCGCGGAATGGCTGCGGCGCTGGCCGTTGCGCAAATTTCCCCTGCTCGTCGACGGCGCGCGCAACGTCGTCGAGACCAGCATCGTCATCGAATACCTGCAGCTGACGCATCCGGGGCCAGTGCGCCTGCTGCCGGACGACCCGTTGGCGGCACTCGACGTACGCTTCATGGACCGCTTCTTCGACCTGCACGTGATGACCATGGTGCAGCACGCGGTGAACGGCGCGCTGACGGGCGACCCCGCCAAGCGGGCGGACGGCCTCGCGACGGCGACGGAAAAGCTGGAGCTCGCGTACGCCTGGCTGGAGGGGTGCCTGGCCGGCCGCACCTGGGCGGCCGGCGTCGACTTCTCGCTGGCCGACTGCGCCGCCGCGCCCGCGCTGTTCTACGCCGACTGGACGCATCCGATCGCCGGCCGCTACCCCGTGCTGCGCGCCTACCGCGCGCGCCTGCTGGCGCGGCCGTCGTTCGCCCGCGCGGTGGACGAGGCGCGGCCGTACCGGCCCCTGTTCCCGCTGGGGGCGCCCGACCGCGATTGA
- a CDS encoding winged helix-turn-helix transcriptional regulator, with protein sequence MPQAGRSGCPINLTLEQLGDRWSLIVIRDVMFGNRRSYGDLLAQSEEGIASNILADRLKRLTAAGLLTRRPDPAHRQKGIYSLTEPAIQLVPLLAHMGAWGRRHTAPSRELSVRAALLEQGGPPLWEAFMEELRHLHLGAPAPARSVFAELQAAYEEAVRTARSETTSRSNA encoded by the coding sequence ATGCCACAGGCCGGACGATCGGGCTGCCCGATCAACCTGACCCTCGAGCAGCTCGGAGACCGCTGGAGCCTGATCGTCATCCGCGACGTCATGTTCGGCAACCGGCGCAGCTATGGCGACCTGCTGGCGCAGAGCGAGGAGGGCATCGCGTCGAACATCCTCGCGGACCGCCTGAAACGCCTGACCGCGGCCGGCCTGCTGACGCGGCGTCCCGACCCGGCGCACCGCCAGAAGGGCATCTACAGCCTGACGGAACCGGCCATCCAGCTCGTGCCCTTGCTCGCGCACATGGGGGCGTGGGGACGCCGGCATACGGCGCCGAGCCGGGAGTTATCCGTGCGGGCGGCGTTGCTGGAGCAGGGCGGGCCGCCGCTGTGGGAGGCGTTCATGGAAGAGCTGCGCCATCTGCACCTGGGGGCGCCCGCGCCGGCGCGGTCCGTGTTCGCGGAGTTGCAGGCGGCGTACGAGGAAGCGGTGCGAACCGCGCGCAGCGAGACGACATCAAGGAGCAATGCGTAG
- the arr gene encoding NAD(+)--rifampin ADP-ribosyltransferase, which produces MTNHEWTPVTHDNCSNVAGPFYHGTRIRFAPGDLLTPGCASNYEAGRVSNNVYFAAALEPAVWGAELATALAGSEGRGHVYIVEPMGTFEDDPNLTNKRFPGNPTKSYRTREPLRIVAEVKDWTGHPPEVLQQMLKHLDELRRAGRAVIED; this is translated from the coding sequence ATGACCAATCACGAATGGACCCCCGTCACCCACGACAACTGCAGCAACGTGGCAGGCCCCTTCTATCACGGCACCAGGATCCGTTTCGCGCCGGGCGATCTCTTGACCCCGGGTTGCGCGTCCAATTACGAGGCGGGCCGTGTCTCCAACAACGTGTACTTCGCCGCCGCGCTCGAGCCGGCCGTCTGGGGCGCGGAGCTGGCGACGGCGCTGGCCGGATCGGAAGGCCGTGGCCACGTCTATATCGTGGAACCCATGGGGACGTTTGAGGACGATCCCAACCTGACGAACAAGCGCTTTCCCGGCAACCCGACGAAGTCGTATCGCACGCGCGAGCCGCTCAGGATCGTCGCGGAGGTGAAAGACTGGACGGGGCATCCGCCCGAGGTGCTGCAGCAGATGCTGAAGCACCTGGACGAGTTGCGGCGCGCGGGGCGCGCCGTGATCGAAGACTAG
- a CDS encoding PEP-CTERM sorting domain-containing protein yields the protein MAAIAFAGVAGCAILFALEMRESAPLAPVAQAADDAAALAPTVLRAAAQVEAQEQLNKRRRVYPYSIVPGGLADRKELARAIVTDKVVAVHYAAFEADKATVETVRKPRGVYVSYRKGDKVYWTAKKLQLAEGETLLSDGRSQIRTRCGNRISDVPQLPVEARGPSEEELDSSVEVAADGTGEGGVQQVGFAVEGNPAGHGYQLQSFGTGDTTQHGGTSPTRTSAALMGVPSSGLGGVWDRGMLPVALASKVSGDTAGTGGSGTGTPGTGTSTTGTSDTGTSNTGTSGTGTSGTGTSGTGTSGTGTSDTKTPPTTTPKTGGSKPVDSTTGGTKPGGSTTSKPKPGGSTTTSPKPAGTQPTSTPNEPVLPPHDPEPKPSPLPDTLLPPTTDLPRQTNDPAKTPTKHANVPEPGTPWLGGVGIAALLAARRAKKRARD from the coding sequence ATGGCCGCCATCGCCTTCGCCGGCGTGGCGGGCTGCGCTATTCTGTTCGCGCTGGAGATGCGGGAATCCGCCCCGTTGGCGCCGGTCGCGCAGGCTGCCGACGATGCGGCGGCGCTGGCCCCGACCGTGCTGCGCGCCGCGGCGCAGGTGGAAGCCCAGGAACAGCTGAACAAGAGGCGGCGCGTCTATCCCTATTCGATCGTGCCCGGCGGCCTGGCGGACCGCAAGGAACTCGCGCGCGCCATCGTCACGGACAAGGTCGTGGCGGTGCACTATGCCGCCTTCGAGGCGGACAAAGCCACCGTCGAGACGGTCCGCAAGCCGCGCGGCGTGTACGTCTCGTACCGCAAGGGCGACAAGGTGTACTGGACGGCGAAGAAACTGCAGCTGGCCGAAGGCGAAACGCTGCTCTCCGACGGCCGCAGCCAAATCCGTACGCGCTGCGGCAACCGCATTTCCGACGTGCCCCAGCTGCCCGTCGAAGCCCGCGGACCGAGCGAGGAAGAACTCGATTCCTCCGTCGAAGTGGCGGCGGACGGCACCGGCGAAGGCGGTGTGCAACAGGTCGGCTTCGCGGTCGAAGGCAATCCCGCGGGCCATGGCTACCAACTCCAGTCCTTCGGGACCGGCGACACCACGCAACATGGCGGCACGTCTCCGACGCGCACCAGCGCCGCCCTGATGGGCGTGCCCAGCAGCGGCCTCGGCGGCGTCTGGGATCGCGGCATGTTGCCGGTGGCCCTGGCCAGCAAGGTATCGGGCGACACCGCGGGCACCGGCGGATCGGGCACGGGGACGCCGGGCACCGGGACGTCGACGACGGGGACGTCGGACACCGGAACGTCGAATACCGGCACATCCGGCACTGGAACGTCGGGCACGGGAACGTCGGGCACCGGAACTTCGGGTACCGGTACGTCGGATACGAAGACGCCGCCCACCACGACGCCCAAGACCGGCGGTTCGAAACCCGTCGACTCGACCACGGGCGGTACGAAACCGGGCGGTTCGACCACGAGCAAGCCGAAACCCGGCGGCTCGACCACGACCAGTCCGAAACCCGCCGGCACCCAACCGACCTCGACGCCGAACGAGCCGGTCCTGCCCCCGCACGATCCCGAGCCGAAGCCGTCGCCCCTTCCCGACACGCTGCTGCCGCCGACGACGGACCTGCCGCGCCAGACGAACGATCCGGCCAAGACGCCGACGAAGCATGCCAACGTGCCGGAACCGGGCACGCCGTGGCTCGGCGGCGTCGGCATCGCCGCGCTGCTGGCCGCGCGGCGCGCGAAGAAACGGGCGCGGGACTGA
- a CDS encoding DNA-3-methyladenine glycosylase I, which produces MNDTRCTWANMANPRYIAYHDHEWGVPCHDETTLFEMLNLEGAQAGLSWETILNKRDNYRIAFDGWDAEKIARYDDAKVAGLLADPGIVRNRLKVAAAINNAKAYLRLREQGLTLDDYLWAFVDGAPIVNDWPDGARPARTDLSDRISKELSRRGFKFVGSTIVYAYMQGIGMVDDHDRACLCRRRR; this is translated from the coding sequence ATGAACGACACCCGCTGCACCTGGGCCAACATGGCCAATCCGCGCTACATCGCCTATCACGACCACGAGTGGGGCGTACCGTGCCATGATGAGACGACGCTGTTCGAAATGCTCAACCTTGAAGGCGCGCAGGCCGGCCTGTCGTGGGAAACGATCCTGAACAAGCGCGACAACTACCGCATCGCCTTCGACGGCTGGGACGCGGAAAAAATCGCGCGCTACGACGACGCCAAGGTGGCCGGTCTGCTGGCCGATCCGGGCATCGTGCGCAACCGGCTGAAGGTCGCGGCCGCCATCAACAATGCGAAGGCCTACCTGCGCCTGCGCGAGCAGGGGCTGACGCTGGACGATTACCTGTGGGCCTTCGTCGACGGCGCGCCCATCGTGAACGACTGGCCGGATGGCGCACGGCCGGCCCGGACCGACCTGTCCGACCGCATCTCGAAAGAGTTGTCCAGACGCGGCTTCAAATTCGTCGGCTCGACCATCGTGTATGCCTATATGCAGGGCATCGGCATGGTGGACGACCACGACCGCGCCTGCCTGTGCCGCCGCCGGAGGTGA
- the mnmC gene encoding FAD-dependent 5-carboxymethylaminomethyl-2-thiouridine(34) oxidoreductase MnmC has product MDYREAWHNRARFTVFDSHYGDGAAIRVLTDVWRTDPQRSPNLHVIALCDHLLPGFHRMPQAEPGVTLDLISAPLEDALAQLTARVDMFRLHDIGHAGTGFARHVARVAAQNACLLAQGLTPDQVAALTAQGFEFDADGRHARFASRKPRPPAPPTPERRVIVLGAGIAGSAAAERLCARGWQVTVVDRQPQPAMEASGNRAGIFMPLLSKDDNVPTRLTRAAYLYALRHWERLGGIGRAIEGDTCGVLQLARDPDHADVQRAIAADKSLPPDFAEWLERPQAEALLGLPAPDGGWLFRGGGWARPGSVCEAMLAACGGRLERRFGVGDVRIERDGDRWRLKDAQGATVACAPNLVLANGAGAAQVPQAAQLPLTMLRGQVSHVPAHMVPKLPVVLCREAYLTPPIGGVCSAGATYDADPDPALSPESHAENIERLRGLLSDPDAAKDAPLEGRVGFRCVAPDRLPLVGRLPDFDAAGTTERLRDVPRHPGLYGLLGYASRGLIWAGLSAELLAAQIEGEPLPLESSLVDALDPARFVLRARRAPRGPQPEN; this is encoded by the coding sequence ATGGATTATCGCGAAGCGTGGCACAACCGGGCCCGCTTTACCGTCTTCGATTCGCACTATGGCGACGGCGCCGCGATCCGCGTCCTGACCGACGTCTGGCGCACCGATCCGCAACGCTCGCCCAACCTGCACGTGATCGCGTTGTGCGACCACCTGCTGCCGGGCTTTCACCGCATGCCGCAGGCGGAGCCGGGCGTGACGCTGGACCTGATCAGCGCACCGCTCGAGGATGCGCTCGCCCAGCTGACGGCGCGCGTCGACATGTTCCGCCTGCACGACATCGGACACGCCGGCACCGGCTTCGCGCGCCACGTCGCGCGCGTGGCGGCGCAGAACGCCTGCCTGCTCGCGCAAGGGCTGACCCCGGACCAGGTCGCCGCGCTGACGGCGCAGGGTTTCGAGTTCGACGCCGACGGCCGCCACGCGCGCTTCGCCAGCCGCAAGCCGCGCCCGCCGGCACCGCCGACGCCCGAGCGGCGCGTGATCGTGCTCGGCGCCGGCATCGCCGGTTCCGCCGCGGCCGAGCGCCTGTGCGCGCGCGGCTGGCAGGTGACCGTCGTCGACCGCCAGCCGCAGCCCGCGATGGAAGCGTCGGGCAACCGCGCCGGCATCTTCATGCCGCTGCTGTCGAAGGACGACAACGTGCCCACGCGCCTGACGCGCGCCGCTTACCTGTACGCGCTGCGCCACTGGGAACGGCTGGGCGGCATCGGCCGCGCCATCGAGGGCGATACCTGCGGCGTGCTGCAGCTGGCGCGCGACCCCGATCACGCGGACGTGCAGCGCGCCATCGCGGCCGACAAGTCGCTCCCTCCCGATTTCGCCGAATGGCTCGAACGGCCGCAGGCGGAAGCGCTGCTCGGCCTGCCGGCGCCGGACGGCGGCTGGCTGTTCCGCGGCGGCGGCTGGGCGCGCCCCGGCAGCGTGTGCGAGGCGATGCTGGCCGCGTGCGGCGGACGCCTGGAGCGGCGCTTCGGCGTGGGCGACGTACGCATCGAACGCGACGGCGATCGCTGGCGCCTGAAGGACGCGCAGGGCGCCACGGTGGCGTGCGCGCCGAACCTGGTCCTGGCCAACGGCGCCGGCGCCGCGCAGGTCCCGCAAGCCGCGCAACTGCCGTTGACGATGCTGCGCGGGCAGGTCTCGCACGTGCCGGCCCACATGGTGCCGAAGCTGCCCGTCGTGCTGTGCCGCGAAGCCTATCTGACGCCCCCGATCGGCGGTGTGTGCAGCGCGGGCGCGACCTACGACGCCGATCCGGATCCGGCGCTGTCGCCCGAGAGCCACGCGGAAAACATCGAGCGCCTGCGCGGCCTGCTGTCCGACCCGGACGCCGCGAAGGATGCGCCGCTGGAAGGAAGAGTCGGTTTCCGCTGCGTCGCGCCCGACCGCTTGCCGCTCGTCGGCCGCCTGCCCGATTTCGATGCCGCCGGCACCACCGAGCGCCTGCGCGACGTACCGCGCCATCCCGGCCTGTACGGGTTGCTCGGCTATGCGTCGCGGGGCCTGATCTGGGCCGGTCTGTCGGCCGAATTGCTGGCCGCGCAGATCGAAGGCGAGCCGCTGCCGCTCGAATCCAGCTTGGTCGACGCCCTCGATCCGGCCCGCTTCGTGTTGCGCGCGCGCCGCGCGCCGCGGGGTCCGCAGCCTGAAAATTGA
- a CDS encoding sensor histidine kinase codes for MDDTPDAPELSLFLASTAHDMKNSISVLSGTLERLLVAHSAQTDPEYTQMAHMLYQTKRLNDNLMQLLALYKQVGTPAYPFDVQPLELGQLVDQVVAAERVLLKSRGLKLELDYDPELVWHFDEDLIAGVLSHAINNAIHYTCDTVRLAIHVTVDGWLELRVEDNGPGYPPALLKAGAGATRDKDGATAGGINFLTNSTGLGLYFSSEVAKMHRHRERRGTLRLENGGRYGGGCFILCLP; via the coding sequence ATGGACGACACCCCCGACGCGCCAGAGCTGTCCCTGTTTCTCGCCTCGACCGCGCACGATATGAAGAATTCGATCAGTGTCCTGTCCGGGACGCTGGAGCGGCTGCTGGTCGCGCATTCCGCGCAGACGGACCCCGAGTACACGCAGATGGCGCACATGCTGTACCAGACCAAGCGCTTGAACGACAACCTGATGCAGCTGCTCGCGCTGTACAAGCAGGTGGGCACGCCCGCGTATCCGTTCGACGTGCAGCCGCTCGAACTGGGGCAGCTGGTCGACCAGGTGGTGGCGGCGGAACGCGTGCTGCTGAAATCGCGCGGCCTGAAGCTGGAGCTGGACTACGATCCGGAGCTCGTCTGGCACTTCGACGAAGACCTGATCGCGGGCGTGCTCTCGCATGCGATCAACAACGCCATCCACTACACGTGCGACACCGTGCGCCTGGCGATCCACGTAACCGTTGATGGCTGGCTCGAATTGCGCGTGGAAGACAACGGCCCCGGTTATCCGCCCGCGCTGCTGAAGGCCGGTGCCGGCGCCACGCGCGACAAGGATGGGGCAACAGCCGGCGGCATCAACTTCCTGACCAACAGCACGGGCCTGGGCCTGTATTTTTCGAGCGAAGTCGCGAAGATGCACCGCCACCGCGAGCGGCGCGGCACGCTGCGTCTCGAGAACGGCGGCCGCTACGGAGGCGGCTGCTTCATCCTGTGCCTGCCATGA